The genomic region TTGTAGGTGGAACTTTTGCTCCCTATGGTGGTCACAATTTACTTGAACCAGCACAGTTTGGTGTCCCTGTTTTTTTTGGACCATATACTTCTAATGTCAAAGGTATGGAGGAAATTTTGTTAAAGGAAAGGGGCGGAATAAAGTGTAAAACTTTTGATGAACTTTTTGAAATTTTTTTGAAATTCGTAAATGACAAAAAGGAAATAGAAAATTTAGGCAGGAATGCAAAAAGGGCTTTTGAAAGGGCAAGAAAGATTACTGAGAATGGTTTTAATGAGATAGTAAAGTATCTGGAAAGTAATTTATGAGGAAGATAGTTATTGCGATAGATGGAACAGCTGGAAGTGGTAAGACAACTCTTTGTTTGAAACTTGCATATCTTTTAAATTATGTTCCAGTTTTAACAGGAAAACTTTATAGGAGTATAGGAGTATATATAAAGAGAAACAATTTAAAGCCAGAAGAGATCAAAAATAAAATAAAAAATTTAAAGGTGGATTATAAATTTGAAGGAGTTCCTAAGGTTTTTGTTAATGGAATTGATTTAACAGAGGAACTTGAAGACCCTGTTGTTGAAAGGATAACTTCAGAGATTGCTGAATATAAAGAGGTGAGAGAACATCTTTTTCATGTTCAGAGAAAGTTTATTGAAAAAAAGGGAGTTGTTATGGAAGGAAGAGATATAGGAACTGTAATAGCAAGGGATGCAGATTTAAAAATTTATATAGATGCCGATGTGATGGTAAGGGCTCAAAGGAGATATAGAGATTTTTTAAAAAGAGGAGAGAAAATAGATTTTGAGAGAGTTTTCTTAGAACTGGAGAAAAGGGATAAAAGAGATAAATCAAGGGAAAATGCTCCTCTTAAAATACCTGAAGATGCCTATTTTATTGATACAACAAATAAAAAAATAGAAGATGTTTTAATTTTATGTTTAAAACTTGCTTATGAAAAGATATATAAATCAAGAGAAAAATTCAGATGGAAATTTGCTTATTATTTTGCCTATACTTTTATAAAATGGCTTTTTGGAATGAAAATAGAAGGAAGAAAAAATTTATTTAAAGAAGGTCCCTGCATTATAACACCCAATCATACAACTTTTTGGGATCCTCCTTTTGTTGCCTTTGCAGCAAAAAGAGAAAGTTATTTTTTGGCAAAGATTGATCTTTTTTTACTAAATCCCCTTTTTGCATGGCTCATAAGAACCTTCAATGCAATTCCAATAAAAAGAGGAATAGGTGCTGTGAGTGCTTATGAAAAAGCAGAAGAATTACTTGAAAGTGGTAAGATGGTTATAATTTTTCCAGAGGGAACAAGGAGTAAAACTGGTACTCTTCTTCCATTTAAAAAGGGTGCAGCTTCACTCTCATGTAATTTAAGAGTTCCTGTTATTCCTGCTTATATAAAAAATGTAAGAGAAAATCCATTAGAATGGATACTGAGAAAAAAAAGACTATCAGTAAAATTCGGAGTCCCCCTTTTACCTTTTGGAAATACAAAAGAATATATTGAAGAATTTAATAAAAAAATAGAAGAAGAAGTTAAAAAACTTTCTTTAACTTGAAATTTTGTCTTAAAATGCTTAATAATAAAATTCACAATTTCCTCTCCTTTAAGGTTCAAATCCACTATAGGGGAGAGGAAATGAGGGAGGATTATTTTTAATGAAAGGTGAAGATTTAAAAAATCTTGATGAATTTCTCTCACAGACTTTTAAAACTATAAAGGAAGGAGATATTGTAAAAGGTAAAGTTCTTAAAGTTGGTGAAAGGGAAATTTATTTTGATCTTGGTGTAAAAGCAGAAGGAGTTTGTCCCAAGGATGAATTTAAAAATCCAGAGGAAATAAAACCAGGGGATGAAGTTTTGCTTTATGTTGAAGATCCTGATGGTCCTGATGGTTTTGTAATTCTTTCAAAACACAAATCAGATTTTGAACTTGCATGGGATAAAATAAGTGAATCCTACGAGAAAAATAAGACAGTTACAGGTAAAGTTCTTAGAAGGGTTAAAGGAGGATTAATTGTTGATGTTTTTGGTGTTGATGCCTTTATGCCTGGTTCCCAAATCGATGTGAAACCTGTAAGAAATATAAATCTTCTTGTAGGAAAGAATATTCATTTTAAAATTCTGAAAGTAAATAAGGAGAGAAAAAATATAGTTGCCTCAAGGAAAGCCTACATAGAGGAAGAGTTAGAAATGAAGAAAAATATGATAGAAGAAAAGTACAAGGAAGGTGAAATTGTAGAAGGAGAAGTGAAGATGGTTTCAAACACAGGAGTAATCCTTGAGCTTGAAAATGTTGAAGGTTTTATTCCTTTAAGTGAATTATCTTCAAGGAGGGTAAAAAATGCAAAGGAAGTAGTAAGAGTTGGAGAAAAGATAAAGGCAAAGGTTATTGATAAAGATCTTGAAAGATTAAGAGTTATTTTATCTCTTAAAGATTTAATACCGGAAAAATGGGAGGAAATAGAGAAAAATTATCCAATAGGTAAAAGAATAAAAGGGATAGTTAGGAAAATTTTACCTTATGGAGTTTTAGTTGAAATAGAAAAGGATATTCTCGGTTTCTGCCATATAAGTGAACTTTCTTGGAAAAAGATAAAAGATCCTTCAGAAGTTGTTAGAGAAGGAGATTTAGTTGAAGCTCTTATTCTTGATGTTGATAAGGAGAAAATGAGAATTGCCCTTGGAATAAAACAGACACAGCCTGATCCCTGGACATATATTGAAGAAAAATTCCCGAGGGGATCTATTGTAAAAGGTAAGGTTGTAGGATTTGATAATTTCGGTGCAATAATTGAACTTGATGATGGAGTCGAGGGTTATTTACATACATCTGATATTTCCTGGACAAGGAAATTTTCCAATCCCCAGGAAGCTTTAAGGCTGAATCAGAAGCTGAGATTAAAGGTTATGAATATTGATAAAAAGGCAAGACTTATAACCCTTTCCCTTAAACATCTTAGACCTGATCCATGGAAAGAAATTTTGAAAAGGTTAACACCTGAAACCACTTTAAAGGCTCCTATAATTAAAGTAAATGATAAAGGGTTAATTGTAGAGGTTGACAAAGGGCTTGAAGGTTTTGTTCCAGTTTCTCATCTCACAAGGAAAGGTAATGTAGCAGAAAATTATAAAGAAGGTGAAGAGATAAA from candidate division WOR-3 bacterium harbors:
- a CDS encoding 30S ribosomal protein S1, which codes for MKGEDLKNLDEFLSQTFKTIKEGDIVKGKVLKVGEREIYFDLGVKAEGVCPKDEFKNPEEIKPGDEVLLYVEDPDGPDGFVILSKHKSDFELAWDKISESYEKNKTVTGKVLRRVKGGLIVDVFGVDAFMPGSQIDVKPVRNINLLVGKNIHFKILKVNKERKNIVASRKAYIEEELEMKKNMIEEKYKEGEIVEGEVKMVSNTGVILELENVEGFIPLSELSSRRVKNAKEVVRVGEKIKAKVIDKDLERLRVILSLKDLIPEKWEEIEKNYPIGKRIKGIVRKILPYGVLVEIEKDILGFCHISELSWKKIKDPSEVVREGDLVEALILDVDKEKMRIALGIKQTQPDPWTYIEEKFPRGSIVKGKVVGFDNFGAIIELDDGVEGYLHTSDISWTRKFSNPQEALRLNQKLRLKVMNIDKKARLITLSLKHLRPDPWKEILKRLTPETTLKAPIIKVNDKGLIVEVDKGLEGFVPVSHLTRKGNVAENYKEGEEINLKVLKVEPQRKRILLSEKEFERIMQKKEIAKYTESGPARINLGELLKAELEKLSNIEEEEEK
- the cmk gene encoding (d)CMP kinase, coding for MRKIVIAIDGTAGSGKTTLCLKLAYLLNYVPVLTGKLYRSIGVYIKRNNLKPEEIKNKIKNLKVDYKFEGVPKVFVNGIDLTEELEDPVVERITSEIAEYKEVREHLFHVQRKFIEKKGVVMEGRDIGTVIARDADLKIYIDADVMVRAQRRYRDFLKRGEKIDFERVFLELEKRDKRDKSRENAPLKIPEDAYFIDTTNKKIEDVLILCLKLAYEKIYKSREKFRWKFAYYFAYTFIKWLFGMKIEGRKNLFKEGPCIITPNHTTFWDPPFVAFAAKRESYFLAKIDLFLLNPLFAWLIRTFNAIPIKRGIGAVSAYEKAEELLESGKMVIIFPEGTRSKTGTLLPFKKGAASLSCNLRVPVIPAYIKNVRENPLEWILRKKRLSVKFGVPLLPFGNTKEYIEEFNKKIEEEVKKLSLT